Proteins encoded in a region of the Mycolicibacterium neoaurum genome:
- a CDS encoding YceI family protein, with the protein MTTAAATDLTAGTWAIDPVHSSVNFSVRHLMVSKVRGTFDSVAGAITVAEDGTPSVTATIDIASINTRNEQRDAHLKAPDFFDADQFPTATFTSTGVRADGDDYVLDGEFTLKGATLPVALNLRFNGVNPGMGHGAVAGFEASVVLNRKDFGIDFDAPLETGGAVVGDKVTVTLEIEALKQA; encoded by the coding sequence ATGACCACAGCCGCAGCCACCGACCTGACCGCCGGAACCTGGGCGATCGATCCCGTGCACTCCTCGGTGAACTTCTCGGTTCGCCATCTCATGGTCAGCAAGGTGCGCGGCACCTTCGACTCGGTCGCCGGCGCCATCACCGTCGCCGAGGACGGCACCCCGTCGGTCACCGCCACGATCGACATCGCCTCGATCAACACCCGCAACGAGCAGCGTGATGCGCACCTGAAGGCGCCCGATTTCTTCGACGCCGACCAGTTTCCGACCGCGACGTTCACCTCGACCGGCGTGCGCGCCGACGGTGACGACTACGTACTCGACGGCGAGTTCACGCTCAAGGGTGCCACCTTGCCCGTCGCGCTGAATCTGCGGTTCAACGGCGTCAACCCGGGTATGGGGCACGGTGCGGTTGCCGGGTTCGAGGCGTCGGTCGTGCTGAACCGCAAGGACTTCGGGATCGATTTCGACGCCCCGCTGGAGACCGGTGGCGCCGTCGTCGGTGACAAGGTGACCGTCACCCTGGAGATCGAAGCGCTCAAGCAGGCCTGA
- a CDS encoding SDR family oxidoreductase: protein MKIVVIGGTGLIGSRVVTELGRQGHDVLPASPASGVDILTGDGLADALTGAEVIVDVANSPSFEDGPALDFFTRAGNNVLAAARAVGVSHYVALSVVGTDRLQDSGYFRAKLAQERLIRDGGIPFTIVRATQFFEFVGRIADSATVGGTVRITSAASQPMAADDVATAVAGVAVGQSADAIVEVCGPERIGLDELVSLQLRASGDDREVVTDRAAPYFGVVLDDTTLVAGAEATVFGTRFADWLADSAPVHR from the coding sequence GTGAAAATCGTGGTTATCGGTGGCACCGGGCTCATCGGCTCGAGGGTGGTCACCGAACTCGGCAGGCAGGGCCACGACGTGCTGCCGGCATCCCCGGCCTCGGGGGTCGACATCCTGACCGGCGATGGTCTGGCCGATGCGCTGACCGGCGCGGAAGTCATCGTCGACGTCGCGAACTCGCCGTCCTTCGAGGATGGGCCTGCGCTGGACTTCTTCACCCGTGCCGGAAACAACGTGCTGGCCGCGGCGAGGGCCGTTGGCGTATCGCACTACGTCGCCCTGTCGGTGGTGGGGACCGATCGGCTCCAGGACAGCGGCTACTTCCGGGCGAAACTTGCCCAGGAGAGGTTGATCCGGGACGGGGGCATCCCGTTCACCATCGTGCGGGCCACCCAGTTCTTCGAATTCGTCGGCCGCATCGCCGATTCGGCCACAGTCGGCGGGACGGTTCGGATCACCTCGGCGGCGAGCCAGCCGATGGCCGCCGACGATGTCGCGACCGCAGTGGCCGGTGTCGCGGTAGGTCAATCCGCCGATGCCATCGTCGAGGTGTGCGGACCCGAACGCATCGGACTCGACGAGCTTGTGAGCCTGCAGCTGCGGGCGAGCGGCGATGACCGCGAGGTCGTCACCGACCGTGCGGCCCCCTACTTCGGGGTGGTGCTCGATGACACCACGCTGGTTGCCGGTGCCGAGGCGACGGTCTTCGGCACCCGGTTCGCCGACTGGCTGGCCGATTCCGCGCCGGTGCACCGGTAG
- a CDS encoding NADPH-dependent 2,4-dienoyl-CoA reductase, which translates to MTDPNTTYPNKAYPNLLSPLDLGFTTLRNRVVMGSMHTGLEDRARDTDRLAAYFAERARGGVGLIITGGYAPNRTGWLLPLAAEMRSESDARRHRRITAAVRAEGGKIALQILHAGRYAYHPLSVSASSIKAPINPFRPRALRNVEGTIDDFVRAALLARSAGYDGVEIMGSEGYLINQFLAPRTNKRTDAWGGTPEKRRRFAVEIVRRVREAVGAEFIIVYRLSMADYVEDGQTWAEIVALANEVEAAGATIINTGIGWHEARIPTIVTSVPSGAFAATSSALAEHVDVPVVASNRINMPEAAEQILADSHVQLISMARPLLADPDWVRKATEDAADQINTCIACNQACLDHAFVHKTVSCLVNPRAGHETTLILGPTRRARTVAVVGAGPAGLSAAVSAAQRGHRVTLFEAGSTIGGQFDLARRVPGKEEFNETVRYYTRMLEVHDVDVRLGVRATVETLTGFDDVVLATGVTARMPGIPGIEHPMVLTYAEVLAGAAVGNAVAVIGAGGIGFDVSEFLVTDQSPTLNVKEWKAEWGALDPFEAPAVRGALTTPMPLPPARQVFLLQRSKGPQGRGLGKTSGWVHRASLKAKGVEQLSGVNYERIDDEGLHISFGSDHARPRVLAVDNVVICAGQESVRDLQDGLRARGVEPHVIGGAAVASELDAKRAIRQGTELAARL; encoded by the coding sequence ATGACGGATCCAAACACGACGTATCCAAACAAGGCGTATCCGAACCTGCTCTCACCGTTGGATCTGGGTTTCACCACCCTGCGCAATCGGGTGGTGATGGGCTCGATGCACACCGGCCTGGAGGATCGCGCCCGCGATACCGACAGGCTGGCCGCCTACTTCGCCGAACGCGCCCGCGGTGGGGTGGGCCTGATCATCACCGGCGGGTACGCGCCGAATCGGACCGGCTGGCTGTTACCGCTGGCAGCCGAGATGCGCTCGGAGTCCGATGCGCGTCGCCACCGGCGGATCACCGCGGCCGTCCGCGCCGAGGGCGGCAAGATCGCCCTACAGATCCTGCACGCCGGACGCTATGCCTACCATCCGCTTTCGGTCAGCGCCTCCTCGATCAAGGCGCCCATCAATCCGTTCCGCCCGCGGGCGCTGCGCAATGTCGAGGGCACCATCGACGATTTCGTGCGTGCCGCCCTGCTGGCCCGTTCCGCGGGGTATGACGGCGTCGAGATCATGGGCAGCGAGGGCTATCTGATCAACCAGTTCCTCGCGCCGCGAACCAACAAGCGCACCGACGCCTGGGGCGGGACACCCGAAAAGCGGCGACGTTTCGCCGTCGAGATCGTCCGCCGGGTACGCGAGGCGGTGGGCGCGGAGTTCATCATCGTCTACCGGCTGTCGATGGCCGATTATGTCGAGGACGGTCAGACCTGGGCGGAGATCGTCGCGCTGGCGAACGAGGTCGAGGCGGCGGGCGCAACGATCATCAACACCGGGATCGGCTGGCACGAGGCCCGGATCCCGACGATCGTCACCTCGGTGCCATCCGGCGCGTTCGCGGCCACCAGCAGTGCGTTGGCCGAACATGTCGACGTCCCAGTGGTGGCGTCGAACCGGATCAACATGCCCGAGGCGGCCGAGCAGATCCTGGCCGACTCGCATGTGCAGTTGATCTCGATGGCGCGTCCACTGCTCGCCGATCCGGACTGGGTACGCAAGGCCACCGAGGACGCCGCCGACCAGATCAACACCTGCATCGCCTGCAATCAGGCCTGCCTGGACCACGCGTTCGTGCACAAGACGGTGTCCTGCCTGGTGAATCCGCGTGCGGGACATGAGACGACACTGATCCTGGGACCGACGCGGCGGGCGCGCACCGTCGCGGTCGTCGGCGCCGGTCCCGCCGGACTGTCGGCCGCGGTGAGTGCGGCGCAGCGTGGACACCGCGTGACGCTTTTCGAGGCGGGGTCGACGATCGGAGGCCAGTTCGACCTCGCCCGGCGGGTGCCCGGTAAGGAGGAGTTCAACGAGACCGTGCGCTACTACACCCGGATGCTGGAGGTGCACGATGTCGACGTACGCCTGGGAGTGCGAGCGACGGTGGAGACGCTGACCGGTTTCGACGACGTGGTGCTGGCCACCGGGGTGACCGCGCGGATGCCGGGCATTCCCGGCATCGAGCATCCGATGGTGCTGACCTATGCCGAGGTGCTCGCCGGCGCGGCGGTGGGCAACGCGGTGGCGGTGATCGGGGCCGGCGGAATCGGATTCGACGTGAGCGAGTTCCTGGTCACCGACCAGTCCCCCACCCTCAACGTCAAGGAGTGGAAGGCAGAATGGGGCGCCCTCGACCCGTTCGAGGCACCCGCGGTGCGTGGTGCGCTGACCACGCCGATGCCACTCCCGCCCGCGCGCCAGGTGTTCCTGCTGCAGCGCAGCAAGGGTCCGCAGGGCCGAGGATTGGGCAAGACATCGGGCTGGGTGCACCGCGCGTCGCTGAAAGCCAAAGGTGTCGAACAGCTCTCGGGTGTGAACTATGAGCGCATCGATGACGAGGGCCTGCACATCAGCTTCGGGTCCGACCATGCGCGACCCCGGGTTCTCGCCGTCGACAACGTGGTGATCTGCGCCGGCCAGGAATCGGTGCGAGATCTCCAGGACGGCCTGCGGGCCCGCGGTGTCGAACCCCACGTCATCGGCGGCGCGGCCGTGGCCTCGGAACTGGATGCCAAGCGCGCGATCCGTCAGGGCACCGAACTGGCCGCCCGGCTGTAA
- a CDS encoding MBL fold metallo-hydrolase, whose amino-acid sequence MSVDNLTRSDNGLDELVPSRYALKIGDIDVLIISDGVLPITASTMATNAEPAEYSAWLKDMFLPPEILDWPLNVAVVRSGSRTILIDSGLGTEFPDFPRAGQLGMRLSAAGVEPSSVTDVVLTHLHMDHIGGLLVDGLRNKLRPDLRVHVAAAEAEFWQSPDFSRTVMPASIPPVLRRTAAQFLDLYRGQLRTFEDVYEVAPGVVLRRTGGHTPGHSVVRIESGGEALTFAGDAVFQPGFDNPEWQNGFEHDPEEATRVRIALLADLAASGELLVATHLPFPSLCHVSAHGGTFRFVPVTWDY is encoded by the coding sequence ATGAGCGTGGACAACCTCACCCGCAGCGACAACGGCCTCGACGAGCTGGTGCCGTCGCGGTACGCCCTGAAGATCGGCGATATCGACGTGTTGATCATCAGCGACGGCGTACTGCCGATCACGGCATCCACCATGGCCACCAACGCCGAACCGGCCGAGTACTCGGCGTGGCTGAAGGACATGTTCCTCCCGCCGGAGATCCTGGACTGGCCCCTCAACGTCGCCGTGGTGCGCAGCGGGAGCCGGACCATCCTGATCGATTCCGGTCTCGGCACCGAGTTCCCGGACTTCCCACGGGCGGGCCAACTGGGTATGCGACTGTCCGCGGCGGGGGTCGAACCCTCCTCGGTCACCGATGTGGTGCTGACCCACCTGCACATGGACCATATCGGGGGTCTGCTGGTCGACGGGCTGCGCAACAAGCTCCGTCCCGACCTGCGCGTGCACGTTGCCGCCGCCGAGGCGGAGTTCTGGCAGTCCCCGGACTTCTCCCGCACCGTCATGCCCGCGTCGATACCGCCCGTACTCCGACGGACCGCCGCCCAGTTCCTCGACCTCTATCGCGGGCAACTGCGCACCTTCGAGGACGTCTACGAGGTGGCGCCGGGAGTTGTGTTGCGGCGCACGGGCGGACACACCCCAGGGCACAGCGTCGTGCGTATCGAATCCGGCGGCGAGGCGCTGACGTTCGCCGGTGACGCGGTGTTCCAGCCGGGATTCGACAACCCCGAATGGCAGAACGGTTTCGAACACGACCCCGAGGAGGCGACCCGGGTCCGGATTGCGCTGTTGGCCGATCTGGCGGCCAGTGGTGAACTGCTGGTGGCCACCCACCTTCCGTTCCCGTCGCTGTGCCATGTGTCCGCGCACGGCGGGACATTCCGCTTCGTCCCGGTGACCTGGGACTACTGA
- the fdxA gene encoding ferredoxin yields MTYVIAEPCVDVKDKACIEECPVDCIYEGGRMLYIHPDECVDCGACEPVCPVEAIYYEDDVPDQWSSYTQSNADFFSELGSPGGASKVGQTDNDPQAIKDLEPKGE; encoded by the coding sequence GTGACGTACGTCATTGCCGAGCCCTGCGTCGATGTCAAAGACAAGGCGTGCATCGAGGAGTGCCCGGTCGATTGCATCTACGAGGGTGGCCGGATGCTCTACATCCACCCGGACGAGTGCGTCGACTGCGGCGCCTGCGAACCGGTGTGCCCCGTCGAGGCCATCTACTACGAAGATGACGTGCCCGACCAGTGGAGCAGCTACACGCAGAGCAACGCCGACTTCTTCAGTGAGCTCGGCTCGCCCGGTGGTGCGTCGAAGGTCGGCCAGACCGACAACGATCCGCAGGCCATCAAGGACCTCGAGCCCAAGGGCGAGTGA
- a CDS encoding sigma-70 family RNA polymerase sigma factor has translation MTLTSVPDPHLSVRFAAETRPLLEMLHRGARRLTRSEADAEDLLQDTLLHAYAGYPRFQHGTNLKAWLFKIMYNRWVSNHRAQQRRPTETPVDGISDRMLARTAAHVSAEAEVLSALAHPELSDALGELPDGFTNVLFYAFVEGYTYAEIATIMDIPVGTVMSRASRARQRLRLALAPGDQEVA, from the coding sequence ATGACACTGACATCAGTACCCGACCCACACCTGTCGGTACGTTTTGCGGCGGAGACCCGTCCGCTGCTGGAGATGCTGCATCGTGGTGCCCGCCGGCTGACCCGGTCCGAGGCCGACGCCGAGGATCTGTTGCAGGACACGTTGTTACACGCCTATGCGGGATATCCGCGGTTCCAGCACGGCACCAATCTCAAGGCGTGGCTGTTCAAGATCATGTACAACCGGTGGGTCAGCAACCACCGTGCCCAACAACGTCGACCGACCGAGACACCGGTCGACGGGATTAGCGATCGGATGCTGGCACGCACGGCCGCCCACGTGTCGGCCGAGGCCGAGGTGCTGAGCGCGCTGGCGCACCCCGAGCTCAGCGATGCCCTCGGCGAGCTGCCGGACGGGTTCACAAACGTGTTGTTCTATGCGTTCGTCGAGGGCTACACCTACGCCGAGATCGCCACCATCATGGACATCCCGGTGGGAACGGTGATGTCGCGCGCGTCGCGGGCACGGCAACGGCTGCGCCTGGCGTTGGCACCCGGCGACCAGGAGGTCGCCTGA
- a CDS encoding SDR family oxidoreductase encodes MELAGQRALVTGGTAGIGLASAWLLVEAGAAVVIAGRNAERGVAAADQLGARFVQADIGTPSGVEQLVRSAGEVDILVNNAAYFPAALTVDQDLSSFDATFGINVRGLYFLTAGIADGMLGRGHGSIVNITTMVATKGVARASAYSASKAAVESLTRTWAVEFGAAGIRVNSVAPGPTRTEGVQAEWGDSNEELGRSMPLGRTADPMEIAQAVLFLASPRSSFITGSTLHVDGGGAAL; translated from the coding sequence ATGGAACTGGCAGGGCAGCGGGCACTGGTCACCGGGGGCACCGCGGGCATCGGGCTGGCGTCGGCGTGGTTGCTCGTCGAGGCCGGTGCCGCCGTCGTCATCGCCGGGCGCAATGCCGAGCGCGGCGTGGCCGCGGCGGATCAGCTCGGGGCGCGATTCGTACAAGCCGATATCGGCACGCCCAGTGGGGTGGAGCAGCTGGTCCGAAGCGCGGGGGAGGTCGACATCCTGGTCAACAACGCGGCCTACTTCCCGGCTGCGCTTACCGTCGACCAGGACCTGAGCTCCTTTGACGCGACATTCGGAATCAACGTCCGCGGACTGTATTTCCTGACCGCCGGGATCGCCGACGGCATGCTGGGCCGCGGCCACGGCAGCATCGTCAACATCACCACGATGGTCGCCACCAAGGGGGTCGCTCGGGCGTCGGCGTACAGCGCGTCGAAAGCGGCGGTGGAATCGCTGACCCGTACCTGGGCCGTGGAATTCGGCGCGGCGGGGATCCGGGTGAACAGCGTGGCACCGGGGCCTACGAGAACCGAAGGGGTACAGGCGGAGTGGGGTGATTCCAATGAGGAGTTGGGTCGCTCGATGCCGTTGGGCCGTACCGCGGACCCGATGGAGATCGCGCAGGCGGTGTTGTTCCTCGCCTCGCCGCGGTCGAGTTTCATCACAGGTTCGACACTGCACGTCGACGGCGGCGGTGCCGCCCTGTGA
- a CDS encoding cupin domain-containing protein: MKYDPGWEDALTVVGEATPPAIPQGAHAMTVIIEYPPGSAGAPPHKHPGGPAFGYVLDGEVLFELEGSAPRVVRAGETFWEPGGDVIHYSDANNREDIPCRFLVTMFCTPGTPMLVLVDTDELAARAHLRVTE; encoded by the coding sequence GTGAAGTACGACCCAGGTTGGGAAGATGCCCTCACCGTGGTGGGCGAGGCGACACCGCCGGCCATACCGCAAGGCGCACATGCCATGACGGTGATCATCGAGTATCCGCCCGGCAGCGCCGGGGCGCCCCCGCACAAGCATCCCGGCGGACCCGCGTTCGGTTATGTACTCGACGGGGAGGTGCTTTTCGAGCTTGAGGGATCGGCGCCCCGCGTCGTGCGCGCCGGTGAGACGTTCTGGGAGCCCGGCGGTGATGTCATCCATTACAGCGACGCAAACAATCGGGAAGACATCCCGTGCCGGTTCCTCGTGACGATGTTCTGCACGCCGGGAACGCCGATGCTCGTGCTCGTCGACACCGACGAGTTGGCCGCTCGGGCGCATTTGCGCGTCACGGAGTGA
- a CDS encoding PadR family transcriptional regulator has protein sequence MALPHAILVSLCEQVGSGYELAHRFDRSIGYFWSASHQQIYRSLRAMEADDWVQVREVAQRGRPDKKVYSVTPTGRAELARWIAAPLSGRGSTVADHRTRDLAVKIRGCEYGDIDAVREQAVALRADRMDLLDTYRGFEKRQFPDPARLTGTELHQYLVLRGGIRAEEGAIEWLSEVLSTLGGVQ, from the coding sequence ATGGCTCTGCCGCACGCCATCCTCGTATCCCTCTGCGAACAGGTCGGTTCGGGCTACGAGCTGGCTCATCGCTTCGACCGCTCGATCGGGTACTTCTGGTCGGCGTCACATCAACAGATCTATCGGTCGCTGCGCGCCATGGAGGCCGACGACTGGGTGCAGGTCCGCGAGGTCGCGCAGCGCGGTCGCCCGGACAAGAAGGTGTACTCGGTGACACCGACCGGCCGGGCCGAGCTTGCTCGCTGGATCGCCGCACCCCTTTCCGGACGCGGCTCGACCGTCGCCGACCACCGCACCCGCGACCTGGCGGTCAAGATCCGAGGCTGCGAGTACGGCGATATCGACGCCGTCCGCGAGCAGGCGGTCGCGCTGCGCGCCGACCGAATGGACCTGCTGGACACCTACCGCGGCTTCGAGAAACGCCAGTTCCCCGATCCGGCCCGGCTGACCGGCACCGAGCTGCACCAGTACCTGGTGCTGCGCGGCGGCATCCGCGCCGAAGAGGGCGCCATCGAATGGTTGTCAGAAGTCCTGTCGACACTCGGAGGTGTCCAATGA
- the dapC gene encoding succinyldiaminopimelate transaminase produces MSAHLPVFPWDTLADVTATAKAHMDGIVDLSVGTPVDEVAPVIRDALAQASGVPGYPTTAGTPALRSAIHDALTRRFGITGVAAEAVLPVVGTKELIAWLPTLLGLGAEDTVVIPELAYPTYDVGARLAGARVMAADSLTQIGPQAPALIYLNSPSNPTGKVLGVDHLRKVVGWARERGVLVASDECYLGLAWDAEPLSVLHPSVCDGDHTGLLAIHSLSKTSSLAGYRAGFVAGDPAVVTELLAVRKHAGMMVPGPVQAAMVAALTDDEHIAVQRERYARRRALLLPALVEAGFTVDHSEAGLYLWATRGEPCRQTLAWLAQRGILVAPGEFYGPAGAQYVRVALTATDERIAAAVQRLGE; encoded by the coding sequence ATCTCGGCCCACTTGCCGGTGTTCCCCTGGGACACGCTGGCTGACGTCACCGCCACAGCGAAAGCACACATGGACGGCATCGTCGACCTGTCGGTCGGCACGCCGGTCGACGAGGTGGCTCCGGTGATCCGCGATGCGCTGGCCCAGGCCAGTGGTGTCCCCGGATATCCGACCACCGCGGGTACGCCGGCGTTGCGTTCGGCGATCCATGACGCGCTGACACGCCGGTTCGGTATCACCGGTGTCGCGGCCGAGGCTGTGTTGCCGGTGGTCGGGACCAAGGAGCTCATCGCCTGGCTGCCCACACTCCTCGGCTTGGGCGCCGAGGACACCGTGGTGATCCCCGAGCTCGCCTATCCGACCTATGACGTCGGCGCTCGCCTGGCGGGTGCGCGGGTCATGGCGGCGGATTCGCTGACCCAGATCGGTCCGCAGGCCCCGGCGCTGATCTATCTGAACTCGCCGAGCAACCCCACCGGCAAGGTCCTTGGAGTCGACCACCTGCGCAAGGTCGTGGGCTGGGCGCGCGAACGCGGCGTGCTGGTCGCCTCCGATGAGTGCTACCTCGGCCTGGCCTGGGATGCCGAGCCCCTCTCGGTGCTACATCCGTCGGTCTGCGACGGCGACCACACGGGCCTGCTGGCCATCCACTCGTTGTCCAAGACGTCGTCGCTTGCCGGATATCGTGCCGGATTCGTCGCGGGTGATCCGGCGGTGGTGACCGAGCTGCTTGCGGTGCGCAAGCACGCCGGGATGATGGTGCCCGGACCGGTGCAGGCGGCCATGGTCGCCGCGCTGACCGACGACGAACACATCGCCGTACAGCGCGAACGCTACGCACGCCGGCGAGCACTGCTGTTGCCTGCGCTGGTGGAGGCCGGCTTCACCGTCGATCACTCCGAGGCGGGCCTGTACTTGTGGGCCACTCGCGGCGAGCCGTGCCGCCAGACCCTGGCCTGGCTGGCGCAGCGGGGCATCCTGGTGGCACCCGGCGAGTTCTACGGCCCGGCCGGTGCCCAGTATGTGCGCGTCGCGTTGACGGCCACCGATGAGCGCATCGCCGCGGCTGTGCAGCGACTGGGCGAGTAG
- a CDS encoding helix-turn-helix transcriptional regulator — MSERLRGRERDAAILDALTLDARSGRSRVLVLRGEAGVGKTALLDQMACNATGFSLLRLAGVESDMELAFAGLQQLCTPLLADIATLPIPQRAALEVAFGYGTGPPPDRFLVGLAVLSLLAGASATQPVLCLIDDAQWLDTVSVQVLAFVARRLLAEPVAMVFAIRDGHPDVLAGLPEHPVTGLGDAAARELLESIMIGGIDPLVRDRIVAETRGVPLALLDVPRSVSAAELAGGFWISGRRSSTAALEDGYVARIQRLPMPTRQLLLLAAAEPVGDAALFLRAAALLGIPVDELGPAEVAGMIELGTRVRFAHPLMRSAAYRAADLGERRGVHRALARATDPQADPDRRAWHAANAAAGPDDAVAAELEASAGRAQRRGGMAAAAAFLERAAVLTRDPHLRGARAIAAAQAKREVAEPDSAYALLAMTDSAPLEPVQKALVVRMRAQMDFVRSRTAAAGAPTVAEAAEGLLTAARGLNGLDDELARETYLEALAAAMYAGRLGPPKLLAEVATEGAEAARKAVDPARSIDRLLAGMCARIIDGPGAGSTELIAALDMWNADAEHNPARWLYWPSPVIQESAAHELWDDAVLERIATDTVRRARDLGAVAALPPALGYRAGVHFYRGEFGVAADVLEEAAAMSTAMGQVPVRYHSLNVAAWRGVPEEAIELIESAGTAGAARGEGRLSGLAAFCGAVLNNGLGRYAEALAAARHCCEYEDLGFHSWGLYELIEAAVHVGDRTTATAALPRFVERATAGGTQWGHGAASAARALVADDTAAEAKFLDAIERLDRVGIRLLLSRVRLSYGEWLRRANRRTDARHQLGAAHELFTAMGAQAFAERTRRELVAVGEKVRARQFGAGDALTAQEAQIAALAADGLTNAEIGAQLFISTHTVEWHLRKVFVKLGIRSRRQLRTVAR; from the coding sequence ATGTCGGAGAGGCTGCGCGGCCGCGAGCGTGATGCCGCGATCCTCGACGCCCTCACCCTCGACGCGCGGTCGGGCCGGAGCCGGGTGCTGGTGCTGCGCGGTGAGGCGGGCGTGGGCAAGACTGCGCTGCTGGACCAGATGGCCTGCAACGCAACCGGATTCAGCCTGCTCCGATTGGCCGGTGTGGAGTCCGATATGGAACTCGCCTTCGCCGGGCTGCAACAGCTGTGCACGCCGCTACTCGCCGACATCGCGACGTTGCCGATACCGCAGCGCGCCGCTCTGGAGGTCGCATTCGGATACGGCACCGGGCCGCCACCCGACCGGTTCCTGGTGGGATTGGCAGTACTGAGCCTGCTGGCGGGCGCCTCGGCCACCCAGCCCGTCCTGTGCCTGATCGACGATGCGCAATGGCTCGACACGGTGTCGGTGCAGGTGTTGGCGTTCGTCGCACGACGACTGTTGGCAGAGCCGGTGGCCATGGTGTTCGCCATCCGCGACGGTCACCCCGACGTGCTCGCCGGGTTGCCCGAGCACCCGGTCACCGGACTCGGTGATGCCGCCGCACGCGAACTGCTGGAGTCGATCATGATCGGCGGTATCGATCCGCTGGTGCGCGATCGTATCGTCGCGGAAACCCGCGGGGTGCCCTTGGCGCTCCTCGATGTGCCGCGCAGTGTCTCGGCCGCCGAATTGGCCGGTGGCTTCTGGATTTCCGGTCGACGTTCCTCGACAGCCGCCCTCGAGGACGGATACGTTGCACGCATCCAACGGCTGCCGATGCCAACTCGGCAGCTGCTGTTGCTCGCCGCTGCCGAGCCGGTCGGTGATGCGGCGTTGTTCCTGCGCGCCGCAGCTCTTTTGGGCATACCCGTCGATGAGCTGGGTCCCGCCGAGGTGGCGGGCATGATCGAACTCGGGACCCGGGTCCGGTTCGCCCACCCGCTGATGCGTTCGGCGGCCTACCGGGCCGCCGACCTCGGCGAACGCCGCGGCGTCCATCGCGCGCTGGCGCGGGCGACGGACCCGCAGGCCGATCCGGACCGGCGGGCCTGGCACGCCGCCAATGCCGCGGCGGGGCCCGATGATGCGGTGGCGGCCGAACTGGAGGCATCCGCCGGTCGCGCACAGCGACGCGGCGGCATGGCGGCCGCTGCCGCCTTCCTGGAACGCGCGGCGGTGCTCACCAGGGATCCGCACCTTCGCGGAGCGCGTGCCATCGCCGCCGCCCAGGCCAAACGTGAGGTGGCCGAGCCGGATTCGGCCTACGCGCTGCTGGCGATGACGGACTCCGCGCCGCTGGAGCCGGTGCAGAAGGCTCTGGTGGTGCGGATGCGGGCGCAGATGGACTTCGTCCGTAGCCGGACGGCGGCGGCGGGTGCGCCCACCGTCGCCGAGGCCGCCGAGGGACTACTGACCGCCGCCCGTGGTTTGAACGGCCTCGACGACGAACTCGCCAGGGAAACCTATCTGGAGGCGCTCGCGGCGGCGATGTACGCCGGACGGTTGGGCCCGCCGAAGCTGCTGGCGGAGGTGGCCACCGAGGGTGCCGAGGCCGCACGGAAGGCCGTCGATCCGGCTCGGTCCATCGATCGTCTCCTCGCGGGGATGTGCGCGCGGATCATCGATGGTCCCGGTGCCGGATCGACGGAACTGATCGCCGCACTGGACATGTGGAACGCCGATGCGGAGCACAACCCGGCCCGGTGGCTGTACTGGCCGTCCCCGGTGATCCAGGAATCGGCAGCCCACGAGCTGTGGGACGACGCGGTGCTCGAACGCATCGCTACCGACACCGTGCGTCGCGCGCGTGACCTCGGAGCCGTGGCCGCGCTGCCGCCGGCGCTGGGCTACCGGGCCGGCGTGCACTTCTATCGCGGTGAGTTCGGCGTTGCCGCAGATGTTCTGGAGGAAGCCGCGGCCATGAGTACCGCCATGGGGCAGGTACCCGTGCGATATCACTCGCTCAATGTTGCTGCCTGGCGAGGTGTGCCCGAGGAGGCCATCGAACTCATCGAGAGTGCCGGCACCGCGGGGGCGGCTCGTGGTGAAGGTCGGCTGAGCGGTCTGGCGGCGTTCTGTGGCGCGGTACTGAACAACGGGCTCGGCCGGTATGCCGAAGCGTTGGCCGCCGCCCGGCACTGTTGCGAGTACGAGGATCTCGGGTTCCACAGCTGGGGTCTGTACGAACTGATCGAGGCGGCGGTGCACGTCGGCGACCGGACCACCGCCACTGCGGCCCTGCCGAGATTCGTCGAACGTGCCACCGCAGGCGGCACCCAGTGGGGCCACGGTGCGGCATCGGCCGCGCGGGCACTGGTGGCCGATGACACCGCTGCCGAGGCGAAGTTTCTCGACGCGATCGAACGATTGGATCGGGTCGGTATCCGGTTGCTCCTGTCCCGGGTGCGGCTGTCCTACGGTGAGTGGCTTCGCCGGGCAAACCGCCGGACCGACGCGCGCCATCAACTCGGTGCCGCACACGAACTGTTCACCGCGATGGGCGCGCAAGCGTTCGCGGAACGGACGCGTCGCGAGTTGGTGGCGGTCGGCGAGAAGGTGCGTGCCCGACAGTTCGGTGCCGGGGATGCGCTCACCGCGCAGGAGGCACAGATCGCCGCGCTGGCCGCCGATGGGTTGACCAACGCCGAGATCGGCGCGCAGCTGTTCATCAGCACCCACACCGTGGAGTGGCATCTGCGCAAGGTGTTCGTGAAGCTGGGTATCAGGTCGCGCCGGCAGTTGCGCACGGTCGCCCGCTGA